The following are from one region of the Vibrio hyugaensis genome:
- the kwaA gene encoding anti-phage protein KwaA, translating to MKLGTREQSQLYLLSLYFLFVIVAVLTFRLDFILLLNDFDFKKVKSEDFLFLFSIIQIIYCEYLRRQFKYYLKGGGEDTLKVMRCEGEDYESLTFLATYIVPFAGMSFDSLNKVIAYLILILVIGVIFVRTEKYYANPTLAIFGYKLYKTDLSDSNAFYQSILIITKNEIKIGDNVSYKFLSNSVCFARDIKL from the coding sequence ATGAAACTGGGGACTAGAGAGCAATCACAGTTGTATTTACTCTCTCTTTACTTTCTGTTTGTGATTGTTGCAGTCCTAACTTTTAGGCTTGATTTTATTCTTTTATTGAATGATTTTGACTTCAAAAAAGTAAAATCTGAAGATTTTTTATTCTTGTTTTCAATAATTCAGATAATTTATTGTGAGTATTTACGTAGGCAATTTAAATATTATTTAAAAGGTGGTGGCGAAGATACATTAAAAGTTATGCGTTGTGAGGGAGAGGATTATGAAAGTCTTACTTTTTTAGCTACGTATATTGTGCCATTTGCTGGGATGAGTTTTGATAGCTTAAACAAAGTGATTGCATATCTAATCCTAATATTAGTTATAGGGGTTATCTTTGTAAGAACAGAGAAGTATTATGCAAACCCGACTTTAGCTATATTTGGTTATAAACTGTATAAAACTGATCTGTCTGATAGTAATGCTTTCTATCAATCAATATTAATAATTACAAAAAATGAAATAAAGATTGGTGATAATGTTAGTTATAAGTTCCTTTCAAATTCTGTATGTTTTGCGCGAGATATAAAGTTATGA
- a CDS encoding YDG/SRA domain-containing protein, with translation MRVFGHIPDTEVGDMFENRAALAKSGIHPPTQAGISGGAKEGADSIVLSGGYEDDEDFGNVIIYTGAGGRDENSNKQIADQKLERTNLALARNKLEGLPVRVTRSHKHQSHYSPVKGYQYAGLYRVEDYWCERGLSGFKVWRYKLVQIDSEPAAEVQDTTKARYEVTSRQAVTVNKIVRDYNKAKQVKDWHQYQCQVCGLAIDTGAGHYAEAAHIQPLGEPHRGPDVVENILCLCPNHHVMFDNGVFSIADDFSLIGLDEQLTLNKKHKIEQAFLQYHREHYFK, from the coding sequence ATGAGAGTTTTTGGACACATACCCGATACTGAGGTCGGTGACATGTTCGAAAATCGAGCCGCGTTAGCCAAATCTGGCATTCATCCCCCAACGCAGGCTGGTATCAGTGGCGGCGCTAAAGAAGGCGCTGACTCAATCGTGCTTTCCGGTGGTTATGAAGACGACGAAGATTTTGGCAACGTCATCATCTATACCGGAGCAGGTGGCCGTGACGAAAACAGCAATAAACAAATTGCCGATCAAAAATTAGAACGCACCAACCTCGCTCTGGCTAGAAACAAGCTAGAGGGCTTACCTGTTCGCGTTACTCGAAGCCATAAACACCAAAGCCATTACTCTCCAGTCAAAGGTTATCAATACGCGGGTTTATACCGCGTTGAAGACTATTGGTGCGAGCGAGGACTTTCTGGCTTCAAAGTATGGCGCTACAAACTTGTCCAAATTGATTCGGAACCTGCGGCAGAGGTGCAAGACACAACCAAAGCACGTTATGAGGTAACGTCCCGCCAAGCCGTTACGGTCAACAAGATCGTCCGAGATTACAACAAGGCAAAGCAGGTAAAAGACTGGCATCAATATCAATGCCAAGTATGCGGTTTAGCCATTGATACTGGAGCAGGGCACTACGCAGAAGCTGCACACATTCAACCGTTGGGTGAACCGCATCGCGGCCCTGATGTGGTCGAAAATATCCTGTGCTTATGTCCAAACCATCACGTGATGTTTGATAACGGTGTGTTCTCAATCGCGGATGATTTCAGTTTGATTGGCCTAGACGAACAGTTAACGCTGAACAAAAAGCACAAGATTGAACAGGCGTTTCTCCAGTATCATCGTGAACATTATTTTAAGTGA
- a CDS encoding M9 family metallopeptidase yields the protein MSHTRLFPRHRLALACMLASVSCFSFAQEQCDVNDLQQVADLASAVSAADYNCYGSWFSAPADSLNDIYSEVSLSRIQIALNQEITRYRGKAEQARKLENLGEFVRAAYYVRYNAQAPNFSDALSQRFAQSINAFLANPHALDQGREQVDAMKSLTLMVDNVKQLPLTMEAQLAALGHFNLETAKDTQWVDGLNNLFRAMAGHAARDDFYRYMASHTQHIDTLVTFARDNAWALDTDASFLVYNAVRETGRLLASPDKATKQKALIAMQQVMDQNPLGSEHDKLWLAAVEMMSYFAPEGLNGLDLDQAKRDLAARVLPNRYECQGPAIIRSQDLTEAQAIGACDVLAAKETDFHQVANTGQQPVADDNNERVEVAVFANKSSYVDYSSFLFGNTTDNGGQYLEGNPAQAGNVARFVAYRYANGDELSILNLEHEYTHYLDARFNQYGSFSDNLAHGYIVWWLEGFAEYMHYKQGYDAAIGLIADGKMSLSDVLATTYSHDTNRVYRWGYLAVRFMLEEHPQEVDSLLALSRSGQFAEWAKQVQLLGEQYNGEFERWLDSVSSEPQLPDPNPEPNPGEPTEPSDQVTQLAANQSVVLSGAAYSEQLFYVDVPENSTHFEVTIHGDSQGDADLYMSFEKEAHYYDFEFSQYGDGSNEFVTFEPEQSGYIKAGRYYISIAGRTDFSAVTLVASLETETPTPPTQEQDDLTPVVLESGQAKTLTVHQQRYAAVYVPQGVQEVRVWLTDKNSDADSGNVDLYASRSYWPTAEQHEYASNYWGSNEYLQIPVTDEGYVHFSLNAVQQGDDVEMLVYFH from the coding sequence ATGTCTCATACCCGTCTATTCCCGCGTCATCGCTTGGCGCTTGCATGCATGCTCGCCAGTGTGTCCTGTTTTTCATTTGCTCAAGAACAATGTGATGTTAACGATCTTCAGCAAGTAGCTGATCTCGCTTCTGCGGTTTCTGCAGCGGATTACAATTGTTACGGTTCTTGGTTCTCTGCACCTGCCGATTCGTTAAACGATATCTACAGCGAAGTGAGCTTAAGCCGTATCCAAATTGCATTGAATCAAGAAATTACACGCTATAGAGGTAAAGCTGAACAAGCACGTAAACTCGAAAATCTGGGTGAGTTTGTCCGCGCCGCTTATTACGTTCGTTATAACGCGCAAGCGCCGAACTTTTCTGACGCGTTGAGCCAACGTTTTGCCCAGTCGATTAATGCGTTTTTAGCCAATCCACACGCCTTAGACCAAGGTCGCGAACAAGTGGACGCAATGAAAAGCCTAACCTTGATGGTTGATAACGTGAAGCAACTGCCGCTCACGATGGAGGCCCAACTCGCGGCGCTGGGTCATTTCAACCTTGAAACCGCGAAGGATACTCAGTGGGTAGATGGGTTAAATAACTTGTTCCGAGCAATGGCAGGGCATGCGGCGAGAGATGATTTTTACCGCTATATGGCAAGCCATACTCAACACATCGATACATTAGTGACATTCGCCCGTGATAATGCTTGGGCGTTAGATACGGACGCAAGTTTCTTGGTTTATAACGCAGTGCGTGAAACGGGTCGTTTATTGGCAAGTCCAGATAAAGCGACAAAACAAAAAGCATTGATAGCTATGCAACAAGTGATGGATCAAAATCCACTTGGTAGCGAACACGACAAACTTTGGCTAGCGGCAGTTGAGATGATGAGCTACTTCGCACCAGAAGGTTTGAATGGTCTGGATTTAGACCAAGCGAAGCGTGATTTAGCGGCGCGAGTGCTACCGAACCGTTACGAGTGCCAAGGCCCAGCGATTATCCGTTCCCAAGACTTGACTGAAGCACAAGCGATTGGAGCGTGTGATGTGCTGGCAGCGAAAGAGACGGACTTCCACCAAGTGGCGAATACTGGTCAACAACCAGTGGCAGACGACAACAATGAGCGAGTAGAAGTGGCGGTGTTTGCCAACAAAAGCAGCTACGTGGATTACTCGTCTTTCTTGTTTGGCAACACCACGGACAACGGCGGTCAGTATCTTGAAGGAAATCCTGCACAAGCAGGCAACGTGGCGCGCTTTGTGGCTTACCGTTACGCTAATGGTGACGAGTTATCCATTCTCAACTTGGAGCATGAATACACCCATTACCTTGATGCACGATTCAACCAATATGGTTCTTTTAGCGATAACTTGGCGCATGGTTACATTGTGTGGTGGTTAGAGGGCTTTGCTGAGTACATGCATTACAAGCAAGGTTACGACGCAGCGATTGGTTTGATTGCCGATGGTAAAATGAGCCTATCCGATGTGTTGGCGACCACTTACTCTCATGATACCAATCGCGTTTATCGTTGGGGCTACTTAGCGGTACGCTTTATGTTGGAAGAGCATCCGCAAGAAGTGGATAGCTTACTGGCGCTTTCTCGCTCTGGTCAGTTTGCTGAGTGGGCAAAACAAGTTCAATTATTGGGTGAGCAATACAATGGCGAGTTTGAGCGTTGGTTAGATTCTGTCTCTAGCGAACCACAGCTGCCTGATCCAAACCCAGAACCAAATCCGGGTGAGCCGACAGAGCCTTCTGATCAAGTAACGCAACTCGCAGCAAATCAAAGTGTGGTGTTAAGTGGTGCGGCTTACAGTGAGCAGTTGTTCTATGTTGATGTACCTGAGAACAGTACCCACTTTGAAGTTACGATTCACGGCGATAGCCAGGGCGATGCGGATTTGTACATGAGCTTTGAGAAAGAAGCGCATTACTACGATTTTGAGTTCAGCCAATATGGCGATGGCAGCAATGAATTTGTGACGTTTGAGCCGGAGCAATCGGGTTATATTAAGGCGGGCCGTTACTACATCAGCATCGCTGGTCGAACGGACTTTAGCGCAGTGACCCTCGTTGCTTCTTTAGAGACTGAAACACCAACGCCGCCAACGCAAGAGCAAGATGACTTAACGCCTGTGGTGTTAGAGTCGGGTCAGGCCAAAACCTTAACGGTGCATCAACAACGCTATGCGGCGGTTTATGTTCCTCAGGGTGTGCAAGAAGTGCGAGTGTGGCTAACGGATAAAAATAGCGATGCAGACAGTGGCAATGTTGATTTATACGCAAGCCGTAGTTATTGGCCAACCGCAGAGCAACACGAGTACGCATCAAACTACTGGGGCAGCAATGAATACCTGCAAATCCCAGTGACAGATGAAGGCTACGTACACTTCTCATTGAATGCTGTTCAGCAAGGGGATGACGTCGAGATGCTGGTGTATTTCCACTAA
- a CDS encoding tripartite tricarboxylate transporter permease: protein MFEHLLNGLLTAFSPEVLPILIFGVVGGIILGALPGLTATMGVAILLPFTFGMESTPALVMLIGVYIGGIYGGSIAAILLKTPGTPASAATVLDGHTLAAKGQAARALSISAVASFVGGLLSTIVLIAISPLLANFALRFNAPEYFALALFGLTIIVSVSSQNILKGLLAGTIGLLVSTIGLDPISSVPRFTFGVMDLYSGINVIPVLIGLFALSEAINQIEKILKEKQSEVPNFDRKLLSKKDLKTILPTATKSGLIGTAIGSVPGAGADVSAFVCYNEAKRAAKKPEEFGKGSLHGLAAAESGNNGVTGGSLVPLLTLGVPGDAVAAVLLGALIVQGLTPGPLLFAQNPEVVYGVFSSMLVANVVMLLVGLLGIRFFCRIIEVPKMLMIPIIIFLSVVGAYAINNSMFDVGIAIAFGLLGFVLGKMDIPSSPILLAIILGPMAETNLRKALLMYDNSWSFLYERPIALAFVLLAIFSVYSTLKMKKKAQPQTTT from the coding sequence ATGTTTGAACACTTACTTAATGGCCTACTGACTGCATTTAGCCCTGAAGTATTGCCTATCTTAATCTTTGGCGTCGTTGGCGGTATTATCCTCGGTGCTTTGCCGGGCTTAACCGCCACCATGGGTGTCGCGATCTTATTGCCATTCACCTTTGGTATGGAATCCACTCCTGCTCTCGTCATGTTGATCGGTGTTTATATCGGCGGAATTTATGGCGGCTCAATTGCGGCAATATTATTAAAAACCCCCGGCACACCAGCTTCTGCCGCGACCGTATTGGATGGACATACCTTAGCAGCTAAAGGTCAAGCCGCGCGCGCACTCAGTATCTCTGCCGTCGCCTCTTTTGTGGGGGGATTACTAAGTACCATCGTATTAATTGCAATCTCTCCTTTACTAGCGAACTTTGCATTGCGCTTCAACGCACCAGAATACTTCGCCCTTGCATTGTTTGGTTTAACTATCATCGTGAGTGTTTCTTCGCAAAACATCTTGAAAGGCTTGTTGGCAGGCACGATTGGCTTACTGGTGTCTACCATCGGATTAGATCCAATCAGCAGCGTCCCTCGCTTCACCTTTGGTGTGATGGATCTTTATAGCGGCATTAATGTAATTCCGGTTCTGATTGGTTTGTTTGCTTTGTCTGAGGCCATCAACCAAATTGAAAAAATCCTCAAAGAGAAGCAATCAGAAGTCCCGAACTTTGACCGTAAACTACTCAGCAAAAAAGACCTTAAAACCATTCTGCCAACCGCGACCAAAAGTGGCCTTATCGGTACCGCTATTGGTTCAGTTCCGGGGGCTGGTGCAGATGTGTCTGCGTTTGTTTGTTATAACGAAGCAAAACGTGCCGCGAAGAAACCGGAAGAGTTTGGCAAAGGCTCATTGCATGGTTTAGCAGCAGCCGAATCGGGTAACAACGGCGTGACGGGGGGCTCATTGGTTCCCTTACTGACCCTCGGTGTTCCGGGAGATGCAGTAGCCGCCGTACTACTTGGTGCCCTCATCGTACAAGGTTTAACGCCAGGGCCATTGTTGTTTGCTCAAAACCCTGAAGTAGTATACGGCGTATTTAGCTCGATGCTAGTCGCAAACGTCGTGATGCTTTTGGTTGGCTTACTTGGTATTCGCTTCTTCTGCCGAATCATTGAAGTGCCAAAAATGCTGATGATTCCAATCATCATCTTCTTGTCGGTTGTTGGTGCTTATGCCATCAACAACTCAATGTTTGATGTAGGTATCGCCATCGCCTTTGGTTTGCTTGGTTTCGTGCTTGGTAAGATGGACATTCCATCCTCTCCTATCCTATTAGCGATCATTCTTGGGCCAATGGCAGAAACCAATCTACGCAAAGCCTTGCTCATGTACGATAACTCCTGGTCATTCCTTTACGAACGACCAATTGCGCTAGCGTTTGTTTTGCTGGCTATCTTCTCTGTGTATTCGACATTAAAAATGAAGAAGAAAGCCCAACCTCAAACGACTACTTAG
- the kwaB gene encoding anti-phage protein KwaB, protein MNKNDVKNDIKTVVDNCIGIKVFFLDKFNNVFDSDIDNTALHEYKQKYVSSIKETFADNLGFECLPLSQNDGRPNALYFYDFDDRLAELDAIDTAHTLPANKTLEAYPVKHSGLSDVHAVIVRLKSSNGETMSFYNLIQPVNLFKHKSRLMVTFSGNRIVPISEDVIRLNENFIFARVKDYYLVKDATKFEKDFAFDKILKSKAKEYVVELKSMSLVECCNKFESKLENDIRFARKFVKIFNGSAVVENNISNEKLIDYALKHPVFKDKLKFSEDGSKFDLNSLVRCDNFLKLLDEEFLISELTRQNYHAKVKDRV, encoded by the coding sequence ATGAATAAAAACGATGTTAAGAACGATATAAAGACGGTTGTAGATAATTGTATTGGTATTAAAGTTTTCTTCTTAGATAAATTCAATAATGTTTTCGATTCTGATATTGATAATACTGCGTTACATGAGTATAAGCAAAAGTATGTATCATCGATAAAAGAAACGTTTGCTGATAATTTGGGGTTTGAATGTTTACCGTTATCTCAGAATGATGGAAGACCCAACGCCCTGTATTTCTATGACTTTGACGATAGATTAGCTGAGCTAGATGCAATTGATACTGCGCATACTTTACCAGCGAACAAAACTCTTGAGGCATACCCCGTAAAGCACTCAGGTCTGAGTGATGTGCATGCGGTTATTGTAAGGCTTAAAAGTAGTAATGGTGAAACTATGAGCTTTTACAATTTAATTCAGCCTGTCAATCTGTTTAAACATAAGTCACGGCTAATGGTAACTTTTAGTGGTAATAGAATTGTACCAATTAGTGAAGATGTTATTCGATTAAACGAGAACTTTATCTTTGCTAGAGTAAAAGATTATTATTTAGTAAAGGACGCCACTAAATTTGAGAAAGATTTTGCTTTTGATAAGATATTAAAAAGCAAAGCTAAAGAGTATGTTGTCGAACTAAAATCAATGTCTTTAGTTGAATGTTGTAATAAGTTTGAAAGTAAACTTGAAAATGATATAAGGTTTGCTAGAAAGTTTGTGAAAATATTTAATGGTTCAGCAGTTGTAGAAAATAATATTTCTAATGAAAAACTAATTGACTATGCATTGAAGCATCCTGTATTTAAAGATAAATTGAAATTTAGTGAGGATGGGAGTAAGTTTGACTTAAATAGTCTAGTTAGATGTGATAACTTTCTAAAGTTACTAGATGAAGAGTTCCTTATTTCTGAGTTGACTAGACAAAACTATCATGCAAAAGTGAAAGATAGAGTTTAA
- a CDS encoding sphingomyelin phosphodiesterase gives MKLTQWIVGLSGLLTLPSLADTDVYLTNNSNQPLTIQVKHEGSDLLEYGEEWQQHVQVLGPWETKSILSFNRWEGVKTGQNYRFETVVSNPRGENITLNQVMEGHWYNSTIEYGLSATDVSLALKNDRNIHRSSTDAFGTRTSELAFKSASTARYDDLYYTITPNKVDEVVDIDEQNLKLMTYNIWALPAIASHIGDRYELIPDYVKGYDVLALQEVFASGRDAFLRELAKEYPYQTKMLDKEGFNIYDGGVIIVSRYPIVNQAQYVFPDCSGTDCFADKGVNYAEIIKGGQAYHVFATHTASLDTDTSRDYRQRQFKQIRSMAQSLNIPSDETVIYSGDFNVNKLKFPGDYQQMLANLSAIEPQYSGYTASTFDPRINNFAGEALSGGENVEYLDYVMVSNEYGLKSFNDNRVDVPRSTAESLWKHFNLSDHFPVSAVIKP, from the coding sequence ATGAAATTGACACAATGGATTGTTGGGCTAAGTGGCTTACTCACATTACCAAGCCTTGCAGACACAGATGTATACCTTACGAATAACTCAAACCAACCGTTAACTATTCAGGTAAAACATGAGGGCAGCGATTTACTGGAATACGGTGAAGAATGGCAACAACATGTGCAAGTGCTTGGTCCTTGGGAGACCAAATCAATCCTGAGCTTTAACCGTTGGGAAGGTGTAAAAACCGGCCAGAATTATCGCTTTGAGACGGTGGTTTCTAACCCGCGGGGTGAAAACATAACGTTAAACCAAGTGATGGAAGGCCATTGGTATAATTCAACGATTGAATATGGCTTGTCGGCTACGGACGTCAGCTTAGCGCTGAAAAACGATCGCAATATTCACCGTTCTAGCACCGATGCGTTTGGCACTCGCACTTCAGAACTGGCTTTTAAATCGGCCAGCACGGCTCGTTACGATGATTTGTATTACACCATCACACCGAACAAGGTCGATGAAGTTGTCGATATCGATGAGCAAAACCTCAAATTGATGACTTATAACATTTGGGCGCTGCCTGCGATTGCTTCACACATTGGTGATCGTTACGAACTGATTCCTGATTACGTCAAAGGTTACGATGTGCTGGCACTACAAGAAGTGTTTGCCAGCGGCCGTGATGCGTTCTTGCGTGAACTTGCAAAAGAATACCCTTACCAGACTAAGATGCTGGATAAAGAGGGGTTCAACATTTACGACGGCGGCGTGATCATCGTTAGCCGTTACCCTATCGTCAATCAGGCGCAATATGTGTTCCCAGATTGTAGTGGTACCGACTGTTTTGCCGATAAAGGCGTGAACTATGCAGAGATAATTAAAGGTGGCCAAGCTTACCATGTGTTTGCAACGCATACAGCGTCTCTCGATACAGACACTTCGCGAGACTATCGTCAGCGTCAGTTCAAGCAAATACGCTCGATGGCTCAGTCTTTGAATATTCCAAGCGATGAAACCGTGATTTACAGCGGCGATTTTAACGTGAATAAGCTTAAGTTCCCGGGGGATTACCAACAGATGTTGGCAAACCTGAGCGCGATTGAACCACAATATTCGGGCTATACTGCATCAACGTTTGATCCTCGCATCAATAACTTTGCAGGAGAGGCTTTATCCGGCGGTGAAAATGTGGAATACCTAGATTACGTGATGGTGAGTAACGAGTACGGTTTGAAATCGTTCAATGACAACCGTGTTGATGTTCCTCGTTCAACGGCAGAGAGTTTGTGGAAGCACTTCAACCTGTCGGATCACTTCCCTGTTAGCGCTGTGATCAAGCCATGA
- a CDS encoding tripartite tricarboxylate transporter substrate binding protein encodes MNKLLKSLLVAAGIMVSATAVAADYPTKNIRLIVPFGAGGGTDAVGRTLANSAKDILGQNIAVMNRTGGAGAVGMSFGAQQRPDGYTLTVVTREIASLPQMGLMQHDASDFKLIRMVNLDPAVVLVHKDSPYNTINDLIAEAKKGDGRVKFASTAAPNFYLMALEQNQGIKLNAIPYNGASEAIPAVLGKHTDVTMVTPGEAIAQLRSGQLKALGVMSDERIEYIADVPTLKEQGVDVVTGTWRGIGAPKNTPDEVIETLGKAFDEAMASAEFKEFMEKGAMTIHNMDAEAFTQFVDQDSKSLSKLIQ; translated from the coding sequence ATGAACAAGCTTCTTAAATCTCTACTTGTCGCCGCTGGCATCATGGTTTCTGCAACTGCCGTTGCCGCTGATTATCCAACCAAGAACATTCGCCTCATTGTGCCGTTTGGCGCAGGTGGCGGCACAGACGCAGTTGGCCGCACACTAGCGAACTCTGCCAAAGATATTCTGGGACAAAACATCGCCGTGATGAACCGAACTGGTGGCGCAGGTGCGGTTGGCATGAGCTTTGGGGCACAGCAACGCCCTGATGGTTACACCTTAACTGTCGTAACGCGTGAAATTGCTTCTCTGCCACAAATGGGCTTGATGCAACATGACGCGAGCGATTTCAAACTCATCCGAATGGTAAACCTCGACCCTGCGGTGGTACTGGTTCATAAAGACAGCCCATACAACACGATTAACGATTTGATCGCCGAAGCGAAGAAAGGCGATGGCCGCGTGAAGTTTGCTTCTACCGCAGCACCAAACTTCTACTTAATGGCGTTGGAGCAAAATCAAGGCATCAAACTTAATGCGATTCCTTACAACGGCGCGTCTGAAGCGATTCCTGCGGTATTGGGTAAACATACGGATGTCACCATGGTGACGCCAGGGGAAGCTATTGCGCAACTGCGTTCTGGCCAATTGAAAGCGCTGGGTGTGATGTCAGATGAACGTATCGAATACATTGCTGACGTTCCAACATTGAAAGAGCAAGGTGTCGACGTTGTAACAGGAACATGGCGTGGTATTGGCGCTCCGAAAAATACTCCAGATGAAGTCATTGAAACACTAGGTAAAGCCTTTGATGAAGCAATGGCATCGGCAGAATTCAAAGAGTTCATGGAAAAAGGAGCAATGACCATTCACAACATGGATGCAGAAGCATTCACACAGTTTGTAGACCAAGACAGCAAATCGCTGAGCAAACTGATCCAATAA
- a CDS encoding tripartite tricarboxylate transporter TctB family protein: MIVISAIILVIISQFDKPHFQDASVNAQFFPSVIAIAQIIICIALIAQRKLKAPLKTNSLPLFSKMAVFGIGFLIAYAVLINLVGYLIASLIAFTVYLMCFKVKKPLYYLIAWVFVFGVYYLFGEVFYISLPQGLFY; the protein is encoded by the coding sequence ATGATCGTCATCAGCGCCATCATTTTGGTGATCATCAGCCAATTCGACAAGCCACACTTTCAAGACGCCAGCGTAAACGCTCAGTTCTTCCCAAGTGTTATCGCCATCGCTCAGATCATCATCTGCATTGCCTTAATCGCACAACGCAAACTTAAAGCCCCTTTGAAAACCAACTCCCTACCACTGTTTTCTAAGATGGCCGTATTTGGCATTGGCTTTTTGATCGCTTATGCCGTTCTTATCAACCTCGTCGGTTACCTAATCGCAAGTCTGATTGCCTTCACGGTTTACCTAATGTGCTTCAAAGTCAAAAAACCGTTGTATTACCTGATTGCTTGGGTATTTGTTTTTGGCGTTTATTACCTATTCGGGGAAGTCTTTTACATCTCACTTCCGCAAGGTTTGTTTTATTAA